From the Flavobacterium galactosidilyticum genome, one window contains:
- a CDS encoding RNA polymerase sigma factor, translated as MVNIQLPDASLVKEYVAGNEDALTKLIKRHESKIYGFIYSKIPDRDITNDIFQDTFIKVIKTLKSNSYNEEGKFLPWVMRISHNLVVDHYRKNKKMPMFRETEEFSIFSIMSDDSLTIENKIIAEQVEMDLQKLIQELPADQKEVLVMRMYQDMSFKEISESTGVSINTALGRMRYALMNLRKVIDKHQIVLTN; from the coding sequence ATGGTTAATATACAACTTCCAGACGCGTCATTAGTTAAGGAATATGTCGCAGGTAATGAGGATGCCTTAACTAAATTGATAAAGAGGCACGAATCGAAAATTTACGGATTTATATATTCTAAAATTCCAGACAGAGATATAACAAACGATATTTTTCAGGACACTTTCATTAAAGTGATTAAAACCTTGAAATCAAATTCTTATAACGAAGAAGGTAAATTCCTTCCTTGGGTTATGCGTATTTCTCACAATCTTGTTGTGGATCACTATAGAAAGAATAAAAAGATGCCAATGTTTAGGGAAACAGAGGAGTTTTCTATTTTTTCTATTATGTCTGACGACTCTTTAACTATCGAAAATAAAATCATTGCTGAGCAAGTTGAAATGGATTTGCAAAAGCTTATTCAAGAATTGCCTGCTGATCAAAAAGAAGTTCTGGTCATGCGAATGTATCAAGATATGAGTTTCAAAGAAATTTCAGAATCTACTGGAGTAAGTATTAACACAGCATTAGGTAGAATGCGTTACGCATTGATGAATTTGAGAAAAGTAATTGATAAGCACCAAATTGTTTTAACCAATTAG
- a CDS encoding endonuclease III domain-containing protein — translation MNKQERVTFVINTLKELYPTIPVPLDHKDPYTLLIAVLLSAQCTDVRVNQITPLLFAKADNPYDMIKMSVEEIKEIIRPCGLSPMKSKGIHGLSHILIDKHGGKVPQSFEFLEELPAVGHKTASVVMSQAFGVPAFPVDTHIHRLMYRWNLTNGKNVVQTEKDAKRIFPEEIWNDLHLQIIWYGREYSPARGWDLEKDIITKTIGRKTVLDSYYKK, via the coding sequence ATGAACAAACAGGAAAGGGTAACTTTTGTTATAAATACGTTAAAAGAACTATATCCCACCATTCCAGTGCCGCTGGACCATAAAGATCCGTACACCTTGCTGATTGCGGTTTTACTTTCGGCACAATGCACGGATGTTCGCGTAAATCAAATAACGCCTTTACTTTTCGCCAAGGCTGACAATCCGTATGATATGATTAAAATGTCAGTGGAAGAGATTAAGGAAATTATTCGTCCTTGTGGCTTATCGCCAATGAAATCTAAAGGAATTCATGGTTTATCTCATATTCTAATTGACAAACACGGCGGAAAAGTACCTCAAAGTTTTGAATTTCTAGAAGAATTACCAGCTGTGGGACATAAAACAGCTAGTGTGGTGATGTCACAAGCTTTTGGAGTTCCAGCTTTTCCTGTTGACACACACATTCATCGCTTGATGTATCGTTGGAATTTGACCAACGGAAAAAATGTGGTTCAAACGGAGAAAGATGCAAAACGCATTTTCCCAGAGGAAATATGGAATGATTTACACTTACAAATTATTTGGTACGGAAGGGAATATTCACCTGCACGTGGCTGGGATTTAGAAAAAGATATTATCACAAAAACAATTGGTCGAAAAACCGTACTTGATTCCTATTACAAGAAGTAA